A window from Dromaius novaehollandiae isolate bDroNov1 chromosome 1, bDroNov1.hap1, whole genome shotgun sequence encodes these proteins:
- the KERA gene encoding keratocan: protein MTLKVYPKLLLLFLFNSVWTRTVRQVYDELDPEHWSHYTFECPKECFCPPSFPNALYCDNKGLKEIPAIPARIWYLYLQNNLIETISEKPFVNATHLRWINLNKNKITNNGIESGVLSKLKRLLYLFLEDNDLEEVPAPLPGGLEQLRLARNKISRIPEGVFSNLENLTMLDLHQNSLLDSALQSDTFQGLNNLMQLNIAKNSLKKMPLSIPANTLQLFLDNNSIEVIPENYFSTIPKVTFLRLNYNKLSDDGIPPNGFNVSSILDLQLSHNQLTKIPPINAHLEHLHLDHNKIKSVNGTQICPVSIAIAEDYGFYGNIPRLRYLRLDGNEIQPPIPLDIMICFQLLQAVVI, encoded by the exons ATGACACTAAAAGTCTATCCAAAGCTTTTGCTCTTATTCTTGTTCAATTCTGTGTGGACTCGAACTGTGAGACAAGTTTATGATGAGCTGGATCCAGAGCATTGGTCTCACTACACTTTTGAGTGCCCAAAAGAGTGCTTTTGTCCTCCCAGTTTCCCAAATGCGTTATACTGCGATAACAAAGGACTAAAAGAAATACCTGCAATCCCAGCAAGAATTTGGTATCTATATCTTCAAAACAACCTCATTGAAACAATTTCAGAGAAGCCCTTTGTGAATGCCACTCACCTGAGATGGATAAATCTGAACAAGAATAAGATCACCAACAATGGAATTGAAAGTGGTGTGCTGAGCAAGCTGAAAAGGCTGCTTTACTTATTCCTTGAAGATAATGACTTGGAAGAGGTGCCTGCCCCATTACCAGGGGGCTTGGAACAGCTAAGACTGGCTAGAAACAAGATCTCCAGAATCCCAGAAGGAGTCTTCAGCAACTTGGAAAACCTTACGATGCTAGATCTGCACCAGAACAGTTTGTTGGACAGCGCTCTTCAAAGTGACACCTTCCAAGGACTCAACAATCTCATGCAACTCAACATAGCAAAAAATTCACTCAAAAAAATGCCTTTAAGCATTCCAGCTAATACACTGCAGCTGTTTTTAGACAACAACTCCATTGAAGTGATACCAGAGAACTATTTCAGTACAATACCCAAAGTGACTTTCCTTAGGCTGAACTATAATAAATTATCTGATGATGGTATTCCTCCAAATGGGTTTAATGTTTCATCTATTCTAGACCTACAGCTGTCTCACAACCAGCTCACTAAAATTCCACCTATCAATGCTCATCTTGAGCACCTTCACCTTGACCACAACAAAATCAAAA GTGTCAATGGTACTCAGATATGCCCTGTCTCAATTGCCATAGCAGAAGACTATGGCTTTTATGGTAACATCCCCCGCCTCCGCTATCTTCGCCTGGatggaaatgaaattcagcctCCAATCCCACTGGACATCATGATATGTTTCCAACTACTTCAAGCTGTTGTCATATAA